The Neoasaia chiangmaiensis sequence AAATACGATCGTCTGTCGCAGGCTCTGGCATGGAGCCGCCGCATGCAGGGGCAGGGAATGGCACCGCGCCGGGTGTTCGATCGTCTCGTGGGGCTTGAGGACTTCGCCAGCACCCTGGCGCGCACGCGTCTCTATCTGGACGAGGCGGAAAACGTTGCTGCCCTGCGTCCCGATGCGACGCAGGCGCGGCGAGTGTTGTTCACCGCCGACTTCGTGCGTCTGCAAGCCGAACTGCCGGCTTATGTTCAGAAATTCCTGCATCACATGCAGGCGGACCTGCCGGAAGATGCGCGTATTCGCGCCCTGACATGTGCAGCCGGCTTGCAGGCGGTGATCGAGACGCTGGGGCGCAACAGGGTCATTCTGCGCCGATACGGTCTCGTTCGGAAAAGGAATGCGCTCTCGTGAGACAGGTTATCGATCTGGACGGCGTTCTGGTGTCGGCCTTCGTGCTCAATCTTGCATTCGCACTCGTGACGCTCGCGCTGCTGCGATGGGTGCTGGGCGTGCTCGACTGCTGGCGCTTCGTCTGGAATCCGCCGCTGGCGCAATTCGGTCTGCTGGTCGGCCTTCTGGGCCTCTACACATTGATATTCTGAAAGGCAGAGCTTTTGCTTCCGCGCGCCTATCGTCTGATCCGTCTCTCCATCACCCTGGCCATTCTGGCCGTGGCGGCGGTCGTCGTCATCATCCTCTGGGATTATTACACGGCCTCGCCATGGACGCGGAACGGCCAGGTCCGCGCCCAGGTCGCCAACATGGCGCCACGGGTATCGGGACAGATCCTCGACGTGCGCGTGCACGACAACCAGTTCGTGCAT is a genomic window containing:
- a CDS encoding DUF1656 domain-containing protein is translated as MRQVIDLDGVLVSAFVLNLAFALVTLALLRWVLGVLDCWRFVWNPPLAQFGLLVGLLGLYTLIF